tcggattacggttttttacagctgatgttttgacagtgcttgacggaatataaatatagggCCCGAGTGATCGAGAAGGACCATTAGTCTCTCAGCCTATTTGCATGGCATTTgtaggttgaattctatcttacttgagcagatttgtattcaaagttaatttttttgctatCAACAAAGCTACAACTACAtatagagcctactttaaatgactgtaattacaaactattgtgtttagaagaatatttttcttagaaaatagagaaaaatagtatatCGCTGTTGCaatttggaaactcacaaaccattatctatacagtatttgaccataaaccgctaggaagaatatatgaaggaacgtaagagcttttataatatatatctttcaattgtttaatcaacaACTGAAGACGTTCAAATGTAGATTAGTACTTTTTACTGCAAGACTTTTACATGCCACATTGAAAACACTTATTTAGAATGaagacaattttcggaacaggtatgttgaaatctttgtcatttgcttttttattattaaatttttaagaaaatttcaataagaatattcttccagttaacttctttgtgatttattaccatttaaatatcgaaaaaaactGGTCATtacggacaataattaaatttgtgtgtagatattttgaagtggctttaattcaatgcaaccatgtgatatttgagcgggttttgtgcatgtacgacatttttcataactgattggtactagaaaagtgtgtgcacactcagcaaaggctgcattcatttgaatgcttaacctgtgttgaaaaatgtttgtgtttcattcaattacttcattctttcttcgaatgagttcaagagtgcattctttttttcccactactgaatgaagaatgggttgacttttaagccagattccttaacaaggaatgaaagaatgaagaaacagcgttcttaaatcaatgatttaaaatttcaaatgattgcacacttttacagCTCTGGTACTCTACCGCTGTGTAACGGCCACTATATAACGGCACCGCTTTCggggaaaccaagcctttagcgGAAGCACGAAATAAGATAAAagtgaatatttgagttataaaTCTAGTTCCTAGGTATGggacatatcgcacactaactacaaaagatgaaaattttaaataaacggagagaagaaaaacggtttatgtgaaaacgccTGTAATGTTATACtaaaatccagttttacaaagaaggagaccttcattataaaatgaattgacgaaattttgttgtaattatttgtttacggacaaaatatatatcaattttgaattatgactatttgcctgaaatatttttattttacgtttggtacttattattgtaaaaataaaaatacaattacgTTTGGTACTATATCCAATTATGCCCCTTTAACTGAAAAATTTACttactctttacgtataaaaagacacaattttaattaatacacaacaaagttaaaacttttttgcaacaagatagtcagaattgaaaataatacgctttatgcataaaaaaactgttcacttgttcttaagcaccttgacacaactaaaaatagtactcattaGTTGATACAGCGCAAGCGATGCTATCAACgccaaaactggcataacggtaattttccagttaaagaaaataatgacagcgaaatttaaggggcagttagagatgtgtactatgaattggtttatggaaaaacccgattttgaaaaattttaagttatgactCTTTTGTAATTAGTGTGTGGTATATTAACGACTAGACTAACTTTTATGGATTCATCGTTCTTCGAGTTCTTGTTTTGAttccaaaatataaaatttaaaacatttctaAGCTACAttatttatatactcagcgtgctttgcacacagtgtatattaactttgattggataacggtacaggtataaaggaatcgagatagatatagacttccatatatcaaaatcatcagtatcgaaaagaaatttgattgatccatgtccgtctgtccgttaacattactgtttaatatattgtcttcaaatttggaattgtataagtttcctttaatttcaaatgtatgtatgtactaaaaaattacaataaatacgcctttaatgtgcccctatgtaatctgaaaaatataattgaataacttaaaatttaaggtaaccaacaaaatagtgtttggaaagtgagccAACATGACAGCAAAAAAACGTAAGTACAGATAACAGGACTTTCGGTACAGTGTGGTCAAAAACCGAAGTCTTAATTATAGGctcaataaatatttttacacataccaaatttcatgatagtagctattttttgtcagaagataattacaaagGGACTCctactgtaaaatttactttttgttggttacacttaaattgcgggaagggctcgatataGATAATGAAAAACTAATGTTTCAGTAAAAAAAGATTACCCCAAGGTGACCCTAAACTGTGTCTGTAAGACTGCTCTAGTTTATTTTTTGCCATTAGCTACGCAATATTGTATTCTTTCATCTGATAACAATTCtggttgtttttgtagcgataaggtttctccccgaaggctttgaggagtgtttatagatgtgatggtcctttgccggatacagatccggtacgctccggtaacagcatcattaaggtgctagcccgacaatctcggaaacgatttatatggcttaattaaaccttcaggccatccctccctccccacccccaagttccaagGTGTTTGTAGAGACTGACACAGACCGACTTCCCcctcacaaaaaaaataaaaggggaTTGCAAAGGATTTCACCTTTATATACAACCAGATTAGCttaattttcgtacttaactcctaattAACTAGATTTCCAATATAAATTTATCCTATCGATAATcagtaattatgaacaaattaaTACTATCATATAAAAAGTTCCACctctaattggaagcacaaaacaaaagagaaacgATAAAATTTGACAGTAAATAACCTAGTTCCGAGGTATGGAGCATAGGTAAACacgtagattatctattgacgatttattgtagattaggtCATGTGTAAACGTAGTCTtaaattctacaaaaaaaaaaaaaaaatcgactatGCAAATGTTTTCACTAATGCACGAAATTCTCATCCTCAATTTTCCTCTTGACAATAAGCACCCTGTACAACTATTTATTTATCGTTTCCTACCAACAGCTGACAAGTCAGCgctaataattaaataaaatatggtaaattattttttatttttagtcgGTTGATACAATTTTCGAAAACTCATTTATACATTCAATGTGGATTGTTTCGAGAAGGTAGACTTATCGCACAGATTGGATGTTTCAGCAACTTTTGATTGCAAATTAAGAGGTCCATTATTAGACTAAGTAGATAATCGTGCCTGTTTTGCTTAACAAAGGATATTGATAAAtgatatggtaattctatacgacatcaTGGCATTCTAGATACCCGTCCAAAAATATGGTTATAGGGAGTGGTACCAAAGACGTGTTTTGGACccattccgatatttttggaagTATATTAAGAGTACAATGCTGTCTTATCGAATTAAAAATGATATCATTGGTGTATAAAGTCCAGTAGTCCTGCATTAAAGTTTACATTTTGAAAAATGAGGATATTAgtttgtacgagccatttctaAAAATACTACCACTATCTCGGGGcgtttttatcaatattaattttttttttcttagataACAATGAATATTAATTCTAATGCACATATGCTATTACTTTCAGGTCACATCAAGAAATCGTCCAGCCATTatggataaaattttaaaacaagacGAGTTATGGACCAAAAATCTAGTTACATTCGTACTAAAACATATACCGTACAAGAAAATACATTTCTATAGCAAATGTTTGGAAATATCTTGCAATGGCATTGCTTGGTTATCATGCTGGATTGCATTCATTTGGGTCTTCAATTGGGAATCCTACTACGAACTGCAATTAAATGTGCTTTTTGGTCTAATACTCGACATAATTATAATTGCAGTATTAAAAGCAATATGCCGACGCAGACGACCATCAGTAACTACAGATATGTATACATTGGGTCCGGACCAATTTAGTTTTCCTTCTGGTCATGCATCGAGAGCCATATTTTTATTAATGTTTTTCGTTGTATTGCATCCTGTACATGCATTGCTACGCATGCCCATAGTGTCATGGGCATTGAGCGTGTGCCTATCAAGAATTTTACTTAGCAGGCATTATATACTGGATGTTGTTGGTGGGATGGCAGTTGGTGTCTTTGAAGCGCTCGTAATAACATTATTTTGGATAAGCCAAAGTACGGCTGCAAATATTATAAATTATGTTACCAATGATTACCTACCTGACGGAGGAGAAGTATAATTGTTCATATGGTAACCTTTTAACAAAATGTATTCACAAGAagcatttttcatatttggtgGGTTACTAAAGTGTATTGCAAGTAAACACACCGTGTTTGTGATAAAATTGTCAAGACCTAAGATTTTTATTACtagccatggcggaacgatacaaggtggcagcatggtgacattcctacaaacataaataaaaatttaatgtactttgtttttgtaaattcgatggacaaatatcaaaatcatacttcgccggaagttgatgtatcaaatgaaataaaaaagtttataataggCTGTcctatgctgccaccttgtatcgttccgccatgttacTAGCATTAATGTACTTGAAAACAGAATAATAAACTTGAGTTAAATTTTTTGcgctttaaactttattttttcttcctatggttaatgttgttgtagcagtgcttcgccccacctaaaaggtgcgactgatcacaaattgtcatcaatatcctctaacgggagtccaaggaaacttgctgtttcaacaggggtggaccataatgaaaggggtgttggaAGCGCTGGTTCCACATTCCAATtaaagaggtggttggtgtcatgtggggacacattgcaagcggggcatacattttgtatgtcggggttgattctggataggtaagagtttagcctgctacagtatccagaacgaagttgagctagagtgactcgcgtttcgctggggagtatgcgtccgtcttccgcaagttttgggtactgttctttgagtaatggattcacctggcaattcctggcataaaggtccgacgtctgtttgtggagttcactgagtacctgcttgtgtttttttgcttcatacggaagagttctcaggtgccgtatttcctcataatgcttacggagattactccctaagcccctaggcggtgttggctcatcatccTATGGTTAATAGCAGGGGTCCGTTTTGAACCGTCCGAAATCGTCCAAAAATATTTGATCCGGAACGAAAACTGAACCACTTTTGGTTTTAGAAGCGGTTTAATGGAATAGTTCATTCGATTCCGATTAAAAGAGCTtccatataatttaatttataattaacATAAATACTTTATTTCGAAACATTGAATGGatatatagaaaacaaaaaacacataagTATATAAAACTAAACATAAAACTTTTTATGATCCACAAGACATACATGCTTCCTTATTTTCGAGTGAACAAACCATATCTGCTATATTTTGGCTACGATTAAGCGATTCGTCTGCTGCCTTCGCTGGTGATTGTTCAACGTTTGCATCGCCATTCGTTTCCTTACGACTTTTATCAATTGTAAATTGTATAGCATTTGCAGCAGGTTTTGTACGTAAGTAATACATTCCTGTCTTGAGACCAGCTTTCCAACCATAAAAATGTATAGAAGTAAGCTTGCCATAATTTGGTTCGGCTACATGTATATTAAACGATTGACTTTGATCGATGAATGCGCCACGATCGGCTGCCATCTTGATTGTCGTCTTCACCGATATCTCCCAGACTGTTTTGTAAAGTTCACGTATTTTTGGTGGTATTGATTCAATACCTTGTATTGAACCACGACTTGAAATAATTTTGGATTTCATATCTTCATCCCACAAGCCCAATTCAGTAAGATCGCGTAACAAATGATGGTTAACAACTTGAAATTCACCCGAAAGTACGCGACGATTGTAAATATTTGAAGTATAGGGCTCAAACGATTCATTATTGCCCATAATTTGTGCAGTCGATGCTGTAGGCATAGGCGCCAAAAGTAACGAATTGCGTACGccatgttgttttattttttccttcAATACAGTCCAATCCCATAGCTCAGTCGGTTTTTTATCCCACATATCATATTGAAGTATACCCTTACTGACTGGTGAACCCTCATACGTTTCATAAGTCCCATATTTTTCAGCCAATTCACAACTTGCTTCCAATGCGCCATAGTACAGAGTTTCAAAAATTTGTTGATTTAAGAGTGCGGCCTGCTCACTCTCGTATGGATAACGCATAAGAATTAAGGCGTCTGCAAAACCCTGTATGCCAATACCAATCGGACGATGTCTGAAGTTGGATTTCTTTGCCTCAGGCAATGGATAATGATTTACATCGattattttatttagattacGTGTGACAGTCTTCGTAACTTCCTTCAAACGCTTAAAATCGTAAGTTTTTTCTGGTGTTACAAACATATTAAGCGCAATTGATGCTAAATTACACACTGCCACTTCATCTGGTGCTGAATACTCAACGATTTCTGTGCATAAATTACTACATTTAATGGTGCCAATATTTTGTTGATTACTCTTTCTATTACATGCATCCTTGTACAGCATATACGGTGTGCCTGTCTCTACTTGCGATTCTATAACGGCAAACCAAAGGCTTTGTGCTTTTACTTTCTTATTAGCACGCCCCTCTTGCTCATATTTAgtatacaatttttcaaactcaTCGCCCCATACTTCATGCAAGCCAGGACATTTGTGTGGACACATAAGCGACCAATCTTCATTAGCTTCAACCCGTTTCATAAACAGATCTGGTATCCATAAAGCGTAAAATAAATCTCTAGCTCTATGCTCTTCTTTGccagtatttttctttaaatCCAAAAACTCAAATATATCTGCATGCCATGGTTCTAAATAAATTGCAAAAGCACCAGGTCGTTTACCACCGCCTTGATCTACATAACGTGCTACATTATTGAATACTCTCAACATTGGTACCAAACCATTTGATGTGCCATTGGTGCCCGCAATTGCTGTGCCTTTTGCGCGTATACAATGTACATTTAGTCCAATACCACCCGCTGATTTGGAAATTAAAGCACATTGATGAGCTGAAGTGAATATGCCATCAATCGAATCGGCAACCATAGTTAAAAGGAAACACGATGATAACTGTGGTTGTCTAGTAGCTGCAGCAAAGAGAGTTGGTGAAGCATGTGTAAAATAACGTTCCGATAGTAAGTTGTATGTTTCAATAGCAGCATCAATATCTTCACCATGTATACCAATGGAAACACGCATTAACATATGCTGTGGACGCTCAACTATTTTACCATTGAGTTTAAGTAAATAAGAACGCTCTAGCGTTTTGAAACCAAAATAATTGTAACCGAAGTCACGATCGTATATTATAGCTGAATTTAAGCGATCAGCATTTTTCTTTACCACTTCATAGTGAAAATCTGATATTATGGGTGTAGCTAAGCCAGTTTCGTCGCTCACATGATAATACAATGCACTAATCACATCTGAAGATAAGAAATAGACgcaaaatttaaatacatatatcttTCAGTAAGTGATAGATAGGGTAAGATATCACATCTTATACACTGCTACAGAAAAAACGTGTACGGACCAACATATACCACATAGTGCACCaacctatatatgtatatattcacaTTCTACTCGGCGTACTCTTATCTAAACGGTTCTTCTagaaaagtgccataattcaaaacatatatatacacatatacattggGGTAGCCCATAGATGGGTTTCATGCTAAGGGCCTATTTCCAATAAATCCTTGGTGCCTCGATTTGTCAGATAAGCGTTTCATAAGTCATTAACATCTCAAATTTTTGCTTCGCTTTACGTCCTACAAACTCTTTCAAACAATATCACAGCCAAACTTCACTTTGCACTCATCTGaacttaaatatttctttttgtatAAACAACAATTAAATCCATAGGTACCGTGTTATCATGTCCTACAAAACAATATCATATCATTTCTACCACATCACATCATCCATCAGTCCCATTTCAACGCGCTATATATTATTAATTCCCTATATTATCATAGCCtgatcggtcgcatctattggatggggcgaagcactgctacaacaacaacaacaacattatcatATCCTACCAAATTATATCATATCATAGTTTATTGCATTGCATCACATCACAACGTATGACAGCATGACATCATATCTTGATATCTCATCACACCTTAATACATCATATATGTACCGCATCAAAGCTTCTTCGCTTTGACAATCATCAATAAGTTCTTCTTTTAGCAATGCTTCGCCCAATCTAATAGCTGCGATCATTcataaattgttatcaatatcttctaacggaaATCCAGGGAAACTTGAAGTTTTAATAGGGTCGGATCTTAGAGTCAttgctgttagaggcgttgaattcattgcaattgaaaagatggttggtgtcatgagggATACATTGCATGAGAGACATGCAATGCGTAAGTTTGTGTTGATTCcgtataagtaagagtttaacctattgcaGTATGCAGATCAAAGTAGTGCCAGATAGATTAACTTCTAATTTTCCGTATTATTCAATTCACATCAAATTATATCCCCCAACTTTATTATCGTATGACAATGATTTCCTGACATGGCAATCTTCATCACTGCCAAGAAAAACTATTATTACGCTCCCATTTTTCATAAGTCAAATTCAATCTATTACATTTTGATATTAATACATAAACATGTTAATTTCCTGTCTGACTTACCTGagaaaactttgttcgtttcttTGTGTAAATTTGATATAGCAATACGTGCAGCTAGCGTTGCATAGTCGGCATGTTGTGTTGTAAGACTTGCTGCAATTTCCGCTGCCAAGTTATCAAGCTCTTGTGTAGTGACACCGCAATATAAACCATTTATTACCTTTAATGTGATGGCTACCTATAATACAAATTAAAGAATGTAATAAGAAGTTAAGTACATATCTATGTAAGGCAAAATAAGCTACCGGATCAACGAAATCCATGTTGAGTCCATAGCAAAGCTTTTGTACGCGTGAAGTAATTTTATCGAAGTGTATATCCTCTTTACGTCCATCTAAATTTGTAATAGAaacgaaatataaattttttgaataaaatattaaatttttacaaaataaaattatattccaATAATGACTTGTTGTGAGTACCCTTATGGTGAAATTCGTTGTATATTACCTAATTAATTTATAAGTAACAACCATTTTTTATTGAAGAATCAAAAGGCTACAATGCACGCAAAATTCAAATTTCAGTTTAAGAGTATTCTACATATAAATGAGCGGTGACAAATGTAACTTACAGGTAAGAGGACATGCCTATGTTTCTAGGACACTATGGCCGTAGCAACAAAATTTAAGAAACCCTGCGGAATACTAAGTTCTCAGCGTTGATATaaaacttgttgtttttgttgttgtagcggtaaggttactccccgaaggctttggggagttttatcgatgtgatggtcctttgtcggatacggatccggtacgctccggtaacaaagcaccattaaggtactagcccgaccatctcgggaacgatttatatggccacattaagctttcaggccatccctccctaccccaccaccaagttccatacGGAGCTTGGGAgggccagagcctcgtctgttaatgaagcgggattcgccgctcgaaggtgaggttaacaattgggttggagaacctTTATATTGTGCTAACCAACCCCTTTAATCCTTGATATAACTTCTGAATGTTGAATGCTTGGAACTAAGACAAATCTATAAAACAAATAGCCGTCCTTTGGCTCATTTCCTCCGAGGCAATCTTTTCATTTCCCAGCAAGCTTGCATAGATCCCACACAGTACCCACGTTTTAAATACAATTGCTTTTGCATTAGACTCCATATTGCAAATCTTACCTCGCTTAATTACGTATAATTTAGGAGACTTCATTTTTAcaattttataacaaaatttctTCACAAATACTATCGGATCATGCAAAATGCGACTAATTTTAAGCGGAAAGTTGTCAAAGGCGGGAAAATGACATATCCAGTTTGCTGTCAGTTGGAAATGCGTTAAAGAGAAACAATACAGAGTGTAGCTAATAGCTGATCAAGGCTGTATTATAGGTTGGCTTATTTTATcagttgctattttttttttttttttcaatgcacTGGAGTAGAAGTTATCAAAAGGTGATGGAGAATGTAAAATGTAACATGTAtatttaggcaaggtgcacacgaggctacgcgtcatagacgcgtacaagatatttcataaagctacaatttctctacgcctcacgatctgcacacgaagctactttcgagcgtcgctacaaaaagcaaacaattattgaaaaaaataaaaaattaaatttcttcagctatatccgtccccgaaaccaaaggaaaataggtattaaacgttgtttgcatccccgtgcctttgtaaattatgaaaggaaaTTTTAagccaccgcggactagagaaaagggcgatttctagtttccaacactttttagccttttaaatgTTTCAACAATGTtcaaccaagctgttgtggtgtttaacaCTATTTTTCGTTTTgctaatatacctttcacgcacttttattaactaaagtaacattttttaactaattacacaaatttgcatacaaaaaaatgtaaacaaacatcttgttcttctttttttt
The DNA window shown above is from Eurosta solidaginis isolate ZX-2024a chromosome 2, ASM4086904v1, whole genome shotgun sequence and carries:
- the LOC137242039 gene encoding polyisoprenoid diphosphate/phosphate phosphohydrolase PLPP6 isoform X3 produces the protein MDKILKQDELWTKNLVTFVLKHIPYKKIHFYSKCLEISCNGIAWLSCWIAFIWVFNWESYYELQLNVLFGLILDIIIIAVLKAICRRRRPSVTTDMYTLGPDQFSFPSGHASRAIFLLMFFVVLHPVHALLRMPIVSWALSVCLSRILLSRHYILDVVGGMAVGVFEALVITLFWISQSTAANIINYVTNDYLPDGGEV
- the RnrL gene encoding ribonucleoside-diphosphate reductase large subunit codes for the protein MKSPKLYVIKRDGRKEDIHFDKITSRVQKLCYGLNMDFVDPVAITLKVINGLYCGVTTQELDNLAAEIAASLTTQHADYATLAARIAISNLHKETNKVFSDVISALYYHVSDETGLATPIISDFHYEVVKKNADRLNSAIIYDRDFGYNYFGFKTLERSYLLKLNGKIVERPQHMLMRVSIGIHGEDIDAAIETYNLLSERYFTHASPTLFAAATRQPQLSSCFLLTMVADSIDGIFTSAHQCALISKSAGGIGLNVHCIRAKGTAIAGTNGTSNGLVPMLRVFNNVARYVDQGGGKRPGAFAIYLEPWHADIFEFLDLKKNTGKEEHRARDLFYALWIPDLFMKRVEANEDWSLMCPHKCPGLHEVWGDEFEKLYTKYEQEGRANKKVKAQSLWFAVIESQVETGTPYMLYKDACNRKSNQQNIGTIKCSNLCTEIVEYSAPDEVAVCNLASIALNMFVTPEKTYDFKRLKEVTKTVTRNLNKIIDVNHYPLPEAKKSNFRHRPIGIGIQGFADALILMRYPYESEQAALLNQQIFETLYYGALEASCELAEKYGTYETYEGSPVSKGILQYDMWDKKPTELWDWTVLKEKIKQHGVRNSLLLAPMPTASTAQIMGNNESFEPYTSNIYNRRVLSGEFQVVNHHLLRDLTELGLWDEDMKSKIISSRGSIQGIESIPPKIRELYKTVWEISVKTTIKMAADRGAFIDQSQSFNIHVAEPNYGKLTSIHFYGWKAGLKTGMYYLRTKPAANAIQFTIDKSRKETNGDANVEQSPAKAADESLNRSQNIADMVCSLENKEACMSCGS
- the LOC137242039 gene encoding polyisoprenoid diphosphate/phosphate phosphohydrolase PLPP6 isoform X1; the protein is MVTSRNRPAIMDKILKQDELWTKNLVTFVLKHIPYKKIHFYSKCLEISCNGIAWLSCWIAFIWVFNWESYYELQLNVLFGLILDIIIIAVLKAICRRRRPSVTTDMYTLGPDQFSFPSGHASRAIFLLMFFVVLHPVHALLRMPIVSWALSVCLSRILLSRHYILDVVGGMAVGVFEALVITLFWISQSTAANIINYVTNDYLPDGGEV